In Novosphingobium resinovorum, the following are encoded in one genomic region:
- a CDS encoding class I adenylate-forming enzyme family protein — MMEKAFAASVYDLVAMRARATPQALAIVQGGMRLGYAEVLACVDAVAADFAARGLVRGQRVAILSENRFEYTAVQLACAKLGLIAACLNWRLSDAEMRHCVELVDPSLLVASPRHLALGETVTNGRPFAAIDRLGAAGETASVAEPEDGLLIIYTSGTTGLPKAAVISHRAEVARMCAMRLDMGMAMTDAYVSWAPMFHMGGTEHLLATLMCGGTGIIVDGFDADALVDALEEFPIGWLMLVPATIEPLLERLEARDARVRGVKAAGCMADLVPSATIAAITRALGAPYLNSFGATETGMPPLSADLIPVGTMPSAFPKRLSLLCDLRLLGADGNEVPDGATGEACVRGPTLFSGYWNAEATNAECFAGGWFHMGDLFRRTPSGYDFVGRSKYLIKSGGENIYPAEIERVLFADARVNDAIVVRRPDPQWGEVPVAVIARNDPSLDEQVVMQMCRDALAGYKQPKAVRFIAMEAFPRSASGKIIREEVEAMIG, encoded by the coding sequence ATGATGGAGAAGGCTTTCGCAGCCAGCGTCTATGACCTTGTCGCCATGCGCGCGCGGGCGACCCCCCAGGCGCTGGCGATCGTGCAGGGCGGGATGCGCCTCGGCTATGCCGAGGTGCTTGCCTGCGTCGATGCGGTGGCCGCCGATTTTGCCGCGCGCGGGCTCGTGCGCGGGCAGCGCGTGGCGATCCTGTCGGAAAACCGCTTCGAGTACACCGCCGTCCAGCTTGCCTGCGCGAAGCTGGGGCTGATCGCGGCCTGCCTCAACTGGCGGCTCTCCGATGCCGAGATGCGCCACTGCGTCGAACTGGTGGACCCGTCCCTGCTGGTCGCCTCGCCCCGCCATCTGGCCCTGGGGGAGACAGTGACGAACGGTCGTCCCTTCGCCGCCATCGATCGTCTCGGCGCGGCGGGAGAGACCGCCAGCGTGGCCGAACCGGAAGACGGCCTGCTCATCATCTACACCAGCGGCACGACGGGGCTGCCCAAGGCTGCCGTGATCAGCCACCGCGCCGAAGTCGCGCGGATGTGCGCCATGCGGCTCGACATGGGCATGGCGATGACCGACGCCTACGTCTCGTGGGCGCCGATGTTCCACATGGGCGGGACCGAGCACCTGCTGGCGACGCTGATGTGCGGCGGCACCGGGATCATCGTCGACGGTTTCGACGCCGATGCGCTGGTTGATGCGCTTGAGGAATTTCCCATAGGCTGGCTGATGCTGGTGCCCGCGACGATCGAGCCGCTGCTCGAACGGCTCGAGGCGCGGGATGCCAGGGTGCGCGGGGTCAAGGCGGCGGGCTGCATGGCGGATCTCGTCCCCTCCGCCACGATCGCGGCGATCACCCGGGCGCTGGGCGCGCCTTACCTCAACTCCTTCGGTGCGACCGAGACGGGAATGCCGCCGCTATCGGCCGATCTGATCCCGGTCGGCACGATGCCTTCGGCTTTCCCCAAGCGGCTGAGCCTGCTGTGCGACTTGCGCCTGCTGGGTGCGGACGGCAACGAGGTGCCCGACGGCGCGACCGGCGAGGCTTGCGTGCGCGGGCCGACGCTGTTCAGCGGCTACTGGAATGCCGAGGCCACCAATGCCGAGTGCTTCGCCGGAGGCTGGTTCCACATGGGCGACCTGTTCCGCCGGACGCCTTCGGGCTACGACTTCGTCGGCCGCTCGAAGTACCTGATCAAGTCGGGCGGCGAGAACATCTACCCGGCCGAGATCGAGCGCGTGCTGTTCGCCGATGCGCGGGTCAACGATGCCATCGTCGTGCGCCGCCCGGACCCGCAATGGGGCGAAGTGCCGGTGGCGGTGATCGCGCGCAACGATCCCTCGCTTGACGAGCAGGTGGTGATGCAGATGTGCCGCGATGCGCTGGCCGGATACAAGCAGCCCAAGGCGGTACGCTTCATCGCGATGGAAGCCTTCCCCCGCAGCGCCAGCGGCAAGATCATCCGCGAGGAAGTGGAGGCGATGATCGGATGA
- a CDS encoding nuclear transport factor 2 family protein — MPTLEQRIARLEAESQIRQLVARYCFTIDDRDIDGIRALFAPDAVLKSADGVMNATGVDAIMTQYDGRFDVLGPGHHFMHDVQIDFVDDGSQEATGRVIGHAELWRGGRMMVTAIRYDDKYRNTDAGWKFAERTIGFLYYVPIEEYPGILSTPLRNHAYPEPMPADFPERLPTWIAYEKSRGRG, encoded by the coding sequence ATGCCGACACTGGAACAGCGCATCGCCCGGCTGGAAGCGGAATCGCAGATCCGCCAGCTCGTCGCCCGCTACTGCTTCACCATCGACGACCGCGACATCGACGGCATCCGCGCCCTCTTCGCGCCCGATGCGGTGCTGAAATCGGCGGACGGGGTGATGAACGCCACCGGCGTCGATGCGATCATGACGCAGTACGACGGGCGCTTCGACGTGCTCGGCCCGGGGCACCACTTCATGCACGACGTCCAGATCGACTTCGTCGACGACGGCTCGCAGGAAGCGACCGGCCGCGTGATCGGCCATGCGGAACTGTGGCGCGGTGGCAGGATGATGGTCACCGCCATCCGCTACGACGACAAATACCGCAACACCGACGCCGGCTGGAAGTTCGCCGAGCGGACGATCGGCTTCCTCTACTACGTGCCGATCGAGGAGTATCCCGGCATCCTCTCCACGCCCTTGCGCAACCACGCCTATCCCGAGCCCATGCCGGCGGATTTCCCCGAGCGCCTGCCGACGTGGATCGCCTACGAGAAATCACGCGGGAGGGGTTGA
- a CDS encoding GMC family oxidoreductase: MEEFDFIVSGAGSAGCVVAARLSENGRYSVLLLEAGPEDKAFWIRPPMGYPMLFADPRVNWMFESEPEAELGGRRMYQPRGKVLGGTSSINGMLYIRGNARDYDDWRQRGCEGWSFADVLPYFRKAEDQQRGPNAYHGVGGPLTVSDQPGRSEIAVAIVEAAQEAGIPYNPDFNGAEQEGTGFFQTTTRNNRRWNTSQAYLTPARGRANLKIETGAHATRVLVEGGRATGIEYRTKAGLVTAKARREVVVCGGAFGSPQLLQLSGIGPAAHLRESGIAPVLDLPGVGANLMDHFYISLMFRCTRPITINELANSPLRKLKAGIDYVLFNKGPLASNGIYAGIFTRTDERQDRPNLQVNTNIWTVQSRTAAGMKAHPFPGFTMSPVHLNPRASGTVRLRGPDPLADPVIRQNFLTDRIDVDAMIAAVKVVRGVAAQPALAPYNAGEISPGADARSDAEIEAYVRAAAIANLHPVGSCRMGVSADAVVDPRLRVHGIAGLRVADASIMPSLPSGNTNAPSIMIGEKCADMILEDAR, encoded by the coding sequence ATGGAGGAGTTCGATTTCATCGTCAGCGGCGCGGGCTCGGCAGGCTGCGTCGTCGCGGCGCGGCTCAGCGAGAACGGGCGTTACTCGGTGCTGCTGCTGGAGGCCGGGCCGGAGGACAAGGCGTTCTGGATCAGGCCGCCGATGGGTTACCCGATGCTGTTCGCCGATCCCAGGGTCAACTGGATGTTCGAGAGCGAGCCCGAGGCCGAACTCGGCGGCCGCCGCATGTACCAGCCTCGCGGCAAGGTGCTGGGCGGGACCAGTTCGATCAACGGCATGCTCTATATCCGGGGCAACGCGCGCGACTACGACGACTGGCGCCAGCGCGGCTGCGAGGGATGGAGCTTCGCCGACGTCCTGCCCTACTTCCGCAAAGCCGAGGACCAGCAGCGCGGGCCCAATGCCTATCACGGCGTCGGCGGGCCGCTGACGGTGTCCGACCAGCCTGGCCGCTCCGAGATCGCCGTCGCCATCGTCGAGGCGGCGCAGGAGGCGGGCATTCCCTACAACCCAGACTTCAACGGCGCGGAGCAGGAAGGCACCGGCTTCTTCCAGACGACCACCCGCAACAACCGGCGCTGGAATACCTCGCAGGCGTACCTCACCCCGGCGCGGGGGCGGGCCAACCTGAAGATCGAGACCGGCGCCCATGCTACCCGGGTGCTCGTCGAAGGGGGCCGCGCCACCGGGATCGAGTACCGCACCAAAGCGGGCCTGGTCACCGCGAAGGCGCGGCGCGAGGTGGTGGTCTGCGGCGGCGCCTTCGGGTCGCCGCAGCTTCTGCAGCTTTCCGGCATCGGCCCCGCCGCGCACTTGCGCGAAAGCGGCATCGCGCCGGTGCTCGACCTGCCGGGGGTCGGCGCCAACCTCATGGACCACTTCTACATCTCGCTGATGTTCCGCTGCACCCGGCCGATCACCATCAACGAACTGGCCAACAGCCCGCTGCGCAAGCTGAAGGCGGGGATCGACTACGTCCTGTTCAACAAGGGGCCGCTCGCCAGCAACGGCATCTATGCGGGCATCTTCACCCGCACCGACGAGCGGCAGGACCGGCCCAACCTGCAGGTCAACACCAACATCTGGACCGTCCAGAGCCGCACGGCGGCGGGCATGAAGGCCCACCCCTTCCCCGGCTTCACGATGAGCCCGGTCCACCTCAACCCGCGCGCAAGCGGCACGGTGCGGCTGCGCGGGCCGGACCCGCTGGCCGACCCGGTGATCCGCCAAAACTTCTTGACCGACCGCATCGACGTGGACGCGATGATTGCGGCGGTGAAGGTGGTGCGCGGCGTGGCCGCCCAGCCCGCGCTCGCGCCCTACAATGCTGGCGAGATATCGCCCGGCGCGGATGCCCGCAGCGACGCGGAGATCGAGGCTTACGTGCGCGCCGCCGCCATCGCCAACCTGCACCCGGTCGGTTCGTGCCGGATGGGTGTCAGCGCCGACGCGGTGGTCGATCCGCGCCTGCGCGTCCACGGCATCGCCGGGCTTCGCGTCGCCGACGCCTCGATCATGCCGAGCCTGCCGTCCGGCAACACCAACGCCCCCTCGATCATGATCGGCGAGAAGTGCGCCGACATGATCCTGGAAGACGCCCGATAA